Genomic window (Chitinophaga parva):
TGGAACCTGGCGGCAGATGCCAATTACGGCCCCCACACCAACGGTGGCTGCAGCACCTGCCAGGGCGCACTGACCATCAGTGGCAGCGTAACCCGCAATGTTTCTTATTACATCATTGGCCAGGCGGCAAAGTTTGTACGCCCCGGTTCTGTGCGCATTTATTCAGATGACAAAGCAGACTTTCCCAACGTGGCCTTTAAACGCCCGGACGGTAAACACGTGCTGCTGGTGCTCAATAACGGTAACGGGAGTACGAAATTCAATATAAAATATAACGGTAAGATCGTCACCCCCACACTGCCCGCCGGTGCAGTAGGGACTTACACCTGGTAAACTTTCATAACGAGCAATAAGCATGCTTTCGAGAGGAACGAGAGGCCGGTTTTCCGGCCTTTCCGGTTTGGGGATCAGCCCTGGAAAAACGCCCCCGGACAGGCATGCCCCAGCCCCATCGCTCATAAGCCAGTGCCAGTGCGCCCAGGCAGCCCGCCAGTAGCCCCAGGTACAGCAGCACCATCGCATACAGATGCAGGTTGACCCCGCCCAGTTGGGCCGTTTCCGCCGGGCTTTCCGGATCAAAATAAACATTCACCTGCTCACCAATGCTGTAATTAGCGGGCGGGGCGAAGCTGCCGGAAATATAGGTATGCCTGCATCCCTGGTGGTCCTGGAAGGTGATCACGGGAGCATAGATGAGATTACCCGCATCGCGGTTAGACACCATATCGATCACGGTACCGCTGGCGATAGCGGCGTGCCGGCGGAAATGGCTGAGTGATGAATAACAGCAGGCAGCCAGCAGCAGGCATAATAGCCCGGTGGCCAGCAGCACCCGGCCGCCAATATGCAGGATCTTTTTCATAGGTATTCGGTTCTGTCTTCCGGGTAAACGGGAAATGGTTGCCAGGGATAAAAATATGCTTTTTTTTAATATGATGAGGTGCCGGGGCTGGTTCGTCACAGAATATGGGGGGCTGGTCACATTCGCCGCCGGCGTGTGCATAGTTGTGCTATTCTTGCAACACTGAACGACAAAACTGAAAGTTATGAAGACGCTGATGGCTTTTCTCATCCTTGCTTTGCTGGTGGTGCTGCAGATCCGCTGCAGTGGTGAACCAGGCGTGTTCCAGACTTATTTCTGGACCAGCACCCCCGGTACTGAAAAATTATATGTGTATGTGGATGGTCGCCGCCTGGGAGCATTGCCCCGCCTGGCCTCCGCCCCGGACGTGCGCAGCGACTCCCTGGAGCGGGTGGCCCTGTACACGCCCCTGCCATCCGGCAGCTACCGGGTAGAGGTAAAAAATGACCAGGGCCTGCTGCGCGTGGCAGAAACCCTGGAAATAAGCCGCCGGGGCGGCAATATGCGGCTCTCCACCAGCTTCAGCGACCACCAGGGCAATGGTAAGTGTGTATGGAACGAGGACCGCCTGGTAGAAGAACTTACGTACTGATTTAATACCACGCGATGGCTTTCGCCGCCCGCGTTTTGAAATAGAACTATACTAAATTGTTACTGTGTTAGCATCGCTGCACCGGGTTTTTACCTGGTGCAGCTTTTTTGTGGATGCCTCACATTTGTAATACGGAAATAATATTGCCCGAAGGGTCTGTAAACCATGCTACCAGCGGCTTTCCGCCCCGCACAATGCCCTTGGCGTCCGTTTGGATAGGCGGGCCGTACTGCTGGAATTTTACGCCTTTGGCGGTAAGGGCGTCCACTGTTTCATCAATGTTCTCCACGGTAAAATTGAGCACCGTGAACACGGCCGGCTGGTGGTCCGGCTTGGGATAGATGAGCACCATGGTTTGCCCGTTGTTGATCTGCAGGTTCAGGTGGTGCATGGCATCTTCCTTTACATCCAGCCCCAGTGTATCTGCATAGAATTTCCGGGCGGCGTCCAGGTCTTTCACGGCAAACCCGCTGAAGGCGGTCCTGTGCTTAAGTGATTCCATAAACATGTTTTTTAGGTGAATGAATGCGCCAGGCAGCCGTTGGCCGGAGGCGTCAATTTTATTTTCAATAGCTTTGCGGCAAAAAGAGACGCATGAGTTTTGCAACGCTGGGCCTGTCAATTCCTTTACTGAGTACCATCGCCAGGAAAAATTATACACAACCTTATCCCGTGCAGGAGCAGGCTATACCGGCCATCCTCAAGGGGCACGACGTACTGGGCGTGTCTAAAACGGGCTCTGGTAAAACGGCGGGTTATGCCCTGCCCATCATTGAGCGTTTTCAGAAAAGGACGGAGCCCAGTGAACGCTTCCCGCCGGCCCTGGTGCTGGTGCCTACCCGTGAACTGGCCATCCAGGTGGCAGAAGTGTTCCGCGACCTGAGTGAGCACATGCCCCAGCAGATCAAGGCCTCCGCTGTGTACGGAGGGGTGTCCATCAACCCCCAGATGAAAAACCTGCGCAACACCGATGTGCTCGTGGCTACGCCGGGCCGCCTGCTGGACCTGGTGGAGAGCAAAACCCTGCACCTGGAAAAAGTGGAAATACTGGTGCTGGACGAGGCGGACAAAATGCTGAACCGCGACTTCCGCGAAGAGATGGACAAAATCCTTGCCCTTCTGCCCAAAAGAAGGCAAACCATTTTATTTTCCGCCACCCTCAACCCCGACATCAAATGGCTGCAGGAGCAACTACTGTTCCAGCCTACCATCATTGAAATTAAGGAACCGGAAGATAGTATAGACAGCATTGCGCAGATTGCGTACCATGTGAGCATGGAGCGCAAAGGGCCTTTCCTGCGTTATCTTATCAAGGAGCAAAATATGCAGCAGGTGCTGGTGTTTGCATCGTCTACCCGCACGGCGGATAACATTGTGACCAAGCTGAAAAAGAACGGCATCCAGGCCGCTGCTTTCCATGGCGATATGGGCCAGAACACCCGGATAGACATGCTGCACCAGTTCAAGAAAGGCAACATCCGCGTGCTCGTGGCCTCTGACCTGGCGGCCCGCGGCATTGATATTATAGAACTGCCGGTGGTGATCAATTATGAGCTGCCCCGCTCCCCGAAAGACTACGTGCACCGCATAGGCCGCACCGGCCGCGCAGGCGCCATGGGTAAGGCTATTACCCTGGTAACACCGGAAGATGATCATCATTTTGGCGTGATCCAGAAGAAGATGGGAAAGAAAGTGGAGATCCTGGAAACGGAAGACATCAGCTTACAAGGCTACTAACTGGCTAATGATAAATGGAAAGGGCCGTTCCCGGCATGAGGGGGACGGCCCTTTTTGTCTGCCAGTGAAAGCAGGAAAGCACCGCTTGTAGATTTTGGCTGGCACTGTATGGGGAAATAGGATATTTTGTTACTGCATGATAACGATCTCCGGTTTTGAAAAATCGTACCAGGGCCGCCTTGCCCTGAAAATACCGTCCCTGGCGCTTCCCGGTGGTGTATACTGGTTGCGCGGGGCCAATGGTTCCGGTAAAAGCACATTGCTGAAAGCCATGGCCGGGCTGCTGGATTTTAAGGGAAGTATTGTGTTGCAGGAAAAGGTGGATCTTAAAAAACAGGATGTAGCCTACCGCCGCCGGGTGAATTTTGCGGAAGCAGAGCCTGTCTTCCCGGAGTTCCTTACCGGTCAGGAAATGGTAAGCCTCTTTGCGGCCGCCAAGCGGGCCCCTGCCACGCAACCCCAGGCCTACCTGGATAGCATAGGCCTTACACCAGACCTGGAACGCCCGGTAGGCGCCTATTCCAGTGGCATGCTGAAGAAGCTGTCCCTGGCCCTTGCCTTCCTGGGCCAGCCGGACTGGATACTGCTGGATGAGCCCCTGATCACCATGGATGCCGCTGCATTGGAGGTGTTATACCAGTGGATCGCTGCATGCAGGGCGGCCGGTGTGCACTTCATACTATCATCGCACCAGGCCCTGGATGCCACGTTCCTGCCGGGTTTACAAACCCTGGTGGTGGAAGATAAAACTGTAAAGCCCCTTGCATGAAAGCCCCGCTCACCCATGTGCTCATCCGCAGCATTGGTAAAGGATTTTACCGCGTACATGCGGGTATGTTGCTTTTCTTTTTCATTGCCGCTATCAGTTATTGCTTCTTTATTAACTACGCCGGCACTTTGCCTACGGAAAGTATTTCATTGGCCAACTTAGTGCTTACGCTGGCCTTCATTACCTCGCCATTCATGATGGTGGCAGCTTTCGTGGTGTGGGCGGTATACACGGGCAAAGCCTGGCAATACACCATGGCTCAACTGGCCCTGCCGGCTAATCAATATTTGTTTTACAGCGCCACGGCTTTTGCAAAAACGCGCCAGTGGGCCAGCTGGTTCCTGCTGCAGTTGTTCCTGCTGCTGCCGGCGCTGTGTTATAGTGGGTTTGCGCTGGCGCTGGGTATCCTGTATGGGCATCTGCTCCTGCCTTTGCTGGCGTTGTTGTACCTCCTGCTACTCACGGGGGTGAGTGCGGCGTATTATGTTTTGCTGGCCAACCGGTTGCAGGGGAGTGGCCGCACGCTGCGCTGGCTGGCCCGCCTGCCCAAGCCTTATTTCAGCTTGTTCCTTTACCAGCTGCTGCACCGGCATAAACTTTCCATTGCGCTGGTAAAAGGCTTGTCCCTGGCGGTGATGGCGTATGTGGCCCTGTATGGGGTAGATGATTTCCGGGCCTTGCAGATCGTGGTGTTACTGATGGTGATGGGGCATTGTTACCTGCTGCTGCAGGAGCAGCGGTTTGAAGTTTTGCAGTTACAGTTTGGACTGAATTTTCCGTATAGCCGTTACCGTTTGCTGGCGTTTATGTGCCTGCGTTATACGGTGTTGCTATTGCCGGAAATAGCGTGGCTGTTGCGTTTCCGTATGAGTTGGGGACTGCCGGCTGCCGGCTTCCTGCTGGCCATGGTAATGGCTTTGCGCTGCTGGCTGTATGTAATAGGACCGCATGCGGGCCGCTACCTGCGCGGGGCGTTTACGTTCTTTATCCTGGCTACGCTGGGGATCATGGGTGGCTTGTTATGGCCCATTATGTCAGGATGCCTGGTCTTTTCACTGGTGGTGTGTGCCATCAAAAAACTGCGGCTGCTTTCCTGAAAACTTAAAGCCCCTGCAGTGGCTTTAAGTGGCGGAAAGAGGGCAGGCCTACCAGGGAATAACGGCCTTGTCGCGGTAGAACTGGCCACTGGGGCTGCCTTTGGGCAGGTGTGCGGCCCACACAATGCCGGCCGCACTTTCGGGGATCGGACGGGCGCCGCGATCTTTGTAGCCAGGGTAAGTGTCGGTAAAGCCGGGGTCAACAGCGTTCACCGTGACACCATCCGCCGCCAGGTTTTTCGCCGCTTTGAGCGACAGGCCGTTCTGGGCCAGTTTGGCCACGGAATAAATACCGATGGTGTTGGGCACGTGATGAAAGCCAAACACCGCATCGTCATAAGAACCGAGACCGCTGGTCACGTTAAGGATGCGGGCGTGCCGGCTCTTCTTGAGCAGGGGCAGCATGGCCTGCATCACCCGCCAGGTGCCTACCACGGTGAAATGAGAAAGACGCAATCTACCAATAGCCTGAACGCCACTACTATCATTGAAAATTGTGGGATGGCCATTTCCATGACCATTTTTGGCGGGCGCTGGAAGCCGGCTATCCTCTTTTACCTGAGTGAGGGCCGCATGCGTTATGGCGCCCTCCGTGCGGCCATCCCGGGCATTTCAGAGCGCATGCTCATACAGCAGCTGAAGGAGTTGGAGAAATACGACATCGTGCGCCGCATTGCCTACCCGGAGGTGCCGCCGCGCGTGGAGTATGAGCTTACAGACAATGGTCTTACACTGGTGCCCCTGATGAAAGCCATGTCTGCCTGGGGAGAAAGCCAGCGGGAAAACATGGCCCGTTTCCGGTTTGCTGCAGTGGAGCAATGATCCGGCTACATTGCGCGGCTGGGGTGTGGTGGCTGGTTTGCGGTGAATGGAGGAAGTGAGGCAGTGGAGCGGAAATGACGATGGCGTTGTTAAACCATTCAATAAGCAGTGGCTAAATAACCGTCGCTTATTGAATGGTATTATTTGATCAACCTAGTGTTTACTTGTTTCGGGCAGCAACGCAAATATGATCCGGTTCTTGTCGCTGTAAAAGAGATCTGCCGCTTCCGTCAGGGAAGTTACATCGAGGCTGTCGGCCTGCTGTTGCAGTTGCAGCACCTGTTGCGGGTCTTCCTGGTTCTCATACTGGCCGGAGAGATAACCCAGCCAGAAATTATTGTCCTTTAGTACCAGTTCCAGGTTCTTGCTGTAGGCTGCTTTGAATTTGTCTACATTTTCTTGTGAGGGCCCGTTGGCGCTCATCTCCTGCATTAGTTGCCCCACGCGTTCCACCAGGTGGTCTACGTTGCCGGGGGCACAACCAAAAGATACGACCATGGCATAGCGGCTTTTGGGCAACTTGTTATACTGCACCTGCACCGCGGGGCTGTACACTTCCCCTTCGGCTTCGCGCAGGTCTTCCGTGAGCCTGATCTGCAGGATGTCTCCCAGGGCTTTTAACTGCAGGTTATGCAGCTGGCTGTACGGATAATCGCCGCTGTATACGATCCGTACCAGCGCTTTATTTTCCAAACCTTTGTATACTTTCTTTATCCACTGCCCCGTGGGAATGTGAATGCCCAGGTCGCGTGCCTGTTCCTTTTTGTAGGTAGCGGGCAGTGCACCCAGGTATTGCGCTATCAGCGGGGCAATACTGTCTGTATTGAAGTTACCTACAAACACGAACGTGAAGCCGGCGGCGTCGCTGAAGCGTTCCCGGTAGATATCGTAAGCCCGCTGCAGGGTGATCTTGTCCAGCTTTTCCGGGGTAGGCGGACCACTGCGGTAGCTGTAGTTGCCCATCACCTGCGCGATGGTGTCGCTGAATACATTGGTGGGATCTGCGAGCCGGTTCGTCACCATGGCTTTGGCACTGCTGATCGTACTGGCAAACAGTGTGCTGTCGCGCCCAGGCTGGGTAAACTGGAGGTAAGCCAGCTGCAGCGCGGTTTCCAGGTCTGCCGGGGTGGTCACCCCGCTGAGGGTCTGGCTGCGTGGCTGTATATTCGCACTTACGTTTACCACTTTGCCGGTGAGCGCCTGGTTTAGTTGTATGGGGTTCAGTCCTGCCAGGCCAAAGCGGCTTACCAGGCCAGCTGCTGCCGCGGCGGCGTCAAAATCATTATCATCGTACAAAGAGGTGCCACCGCTGCTTACCCCGCTGAAACGGATCTCGTTGTTCTTAAAATCAGTGGGTTTCAGGATCACTGTTACGCCGTTGCTCAGTGTCAGCCGGGTGAGTTGCAGGGATGCCACGTAACTGCGGTCTGTGATATGCCCGGGCAGGGGCTTGGTGGTCATCAGCGGGCGTTGGAGGCTGTCTTCCCGGAAAGGCGTGAGCGGTTGTGTGCGTACCGCCTGCATCCAGCCACGCACGGTGGCTTCACCGGGCAGTTGTGCTTTCACCGCTTCCGGTGCGGAGAGGATGATATCCAGGTTTTTGTTGTCCAGGTAATGCTGCAACAGTGCGTTGATATCCGCCAGCGTAATGCCGTTGATATGCGACGCGGTAAAGGCCTGTTCCCAGCGTATGCCGGGGGCGGCTTCCTGGTGGAGGAACAGTTGCTGGTATTCCTTTACAAAATTGATGGAAGGCGTTTTATCCTGCTCCTGCAGCGCTGTTTCCAGGGTGCGCAGGTAGCTGGTCTTGGCGCGGGCCAGCTCCCCGGCGGTGAAGCCGTAGCGGCGCACATTTTCCAGGATCTGCCAGGCCTGTGTAAAGCCCTGTTCATATTGCCCGGGCTTAAGCGTTACATCAAAAAAGAAAAGGGACAGCCCGCCCAGGAAGGGTTGCAGGCCTGCATTCATATTAGCATATGCCGGTTGCTGTGCACGGCTGATGGTGGCATAACGGCGGGAGGAGAGCATTTGCAACAGCAGCTGGCGCTGCACGAAACAGAGGTAATCCGCCGCGGTCACCATCGGATCGGCCTTTTGTTTGAAAAGCAATTCTATTGCTGCTTCCGAGGCTTCTGCATCCGTTACCGCCAGGAACTGAGAACGGCCGGTAAGGGCTACTGCATAAGCAGGGCGGGGCCTTTCCGGTTTGGGATTTTCCAGGTCGGAGAATTGGGCCCGCACCATTGCTTCCGTTTTCACCGGGTCAATATCACCCACCACGATCAGTGCCTGCAGGTCCGGGCGGTACCAGTCGTGATGGAACTGCCGTATCACGGCGGGTTTAAAATGTTTTAACACGGTATCCAGGCCAATGGGGATACGGTCTGCGTAGCGCGAGTGGTTCAGCAGCACCGGGTAGTACTGCCTGCTCATGCGGTCTTTGGCGCCTTTGCCCAGCCTTTCTTCTTCCAGCACAATGCCTCTTTCTTTTTCAATTTCAAGACTGTCCATCGTAGCTTCCTGTGCCCAATCGCGCAGGATGCGCAGGCCATCCGGCAGCATGCCGGCCGGAACGGGCAGCTGGTAAACGGTTTCATCGAAACTGGTGTAAGCGTTCAGGTCTGCACCAAAGCGCACCCCTGCTTTCTGGAGGTAGTTCACCAGTTCATTTTTAGGGAAATGCGTGGAGCCGTTAAAGTTCATGTGCTCCATGAAATGTGCCAGCCCGCGCTGATCCTCATTTTCCAGGATGGAGCCGATCTTATTGACCAGGTAAAGCTCCGCGCGCTGCTGTGGTTGTGTGTTGCGGCGGATGTAGTACGTAAACCCGTTGGGCAGGCGCCCGGTGTGCAGGGCGGTATCTGCCGGTATTTCCTGGGCCTGTCCGCGCAGTGCGCAGCACAGGCCCAGGGCCACAACGGGGAGTGATAAAGTACGGAACAGCATGGGTTGTTTTTTTGATGTTTTATGCTGCTAGTGCAGGATCTCAGACAGTTTTTGTTCCAATGCATCGCCCCGCAGGTTTTTGGCAATGATCTTTCCATCGGGGCTTACCAGGAAGTTCTGGGGAATGGAAGTAACACCGTACATGGCCGCCACATCACTGGTCCACCCTTTCAGGTCGGATACCTGCTTCCAGGGCAGGCCGTCTTTTTCAATGGCAGCCACCCATTTATCCTTTTGCTTGGCCACATCCAGGGATACGCCCAATACCGTAAAACCTTTGTCTTTGTAAGCTTCAAACGCCTTCAGCACATTCGGGTTTTCTGCGCGGCAGGGGCCACACCAGCTGGCCCAGAAATCCACCAATACATACTTGCCTTTATAGGAAGAAAGGCTCACCGGGTTACCGGCGGGATCATTCAGGGTAAAGTCCATGGCAGGAGTGCCTAATGCTGTCTTTTTAGCAAGGGCTTCTTTTTCTGCCTGTTCCTGCTGCCGTTTGGCGTAAATGGTTTTGATGGCGTTTTCCACGGTAGCCTTTGAAGCAGCCGGCAGCACGGTCATCAGCGTATCCACCTGCTGTGTGCTGGTAAGGGGGCTGCTAGCTACGCTGTACACCAGGTAAGGCGTGATTTGCGCACCGGGGTGTTGCTTTGCATAGGCCGCCATCTCATCATTCATGGGTTTAAACAGGTTGGATACGCGGTACATTACCTGTTGCTGTAACTCCCGGTCAGTCTTGTATGCCGCGGAAGCCGTGATCCTGCGGAGGCTGTCCGTTACCAGCAAAGTGTTGTGGATAGCCTGTTTGTATTGCCCGTCTGCTATGGCTCCGGGGCCGCTTAAGTGAAAATTGGACAGCGCACTGTCTGCCGTGAGCTCCGTGTTGCCGACACCCAGCACAAAGCTCATGCGCTCACTTACCGTTATGCTGATGCCCTGGTTCTGGGCAATCCTGCGCGGTACGATCCATACACTCTGGGCCTCCGCAATGCGGCCGCTGAACTGGAAGTTGCCATCCTTTACCACCGCGCTGTCCAGCTGGCGGGGAATGAAGCTGCTGTCGTACAGGAGGTACAACGTGGTGTAAGCCTGCGGCATATGTGTGAGTTTGCCGCGGAGGGTAAATTGTTTTTGTTGTGCCGCTGCTGGCAGTGTCATGGCACAAAGCAGGGCCATGCCTAAATTACGTATAGTCATTTCCGTTATATTTATAAAATGGGTCAACAGGGCGGGCGTTTTTTACACACCCGTTGCTGTTGTTGACCACTATTTAAAAAAACTAGTTCTGGTAACCGGTGTTCTGGTGCAGGTTCAGGTCCTGTATCAGGTCGTTGCTGGGCAGGGGCCACAGTGCTTTGAAGCTGGCCCAGGTGCCGCCGCGTTTTTCTGCTACGGCGGTCATTACATTATCAATGGTGCCGCTGCGTTTCAGGTCAAAGAAACGCTGGCCGCCTTCTGTGAAATATTCCACGCGGCGCTCCTGCAAAATGGCTGTGAGCAGGGCGGCCCCGCTGGCGTTAGTATTGCCCAGGCCTGCGCGGTTACGCACCGTGTTCAGGTCTGCCTGCGCGCCGGCCAGGTTGTTGCCAAGGTGGGCGCGGGCCTCTGCGCGGATCAGGTATTGTTCTGCAAAGCGCAGCTGTACCGAGTTTTCAGGGCCTGGCGTAGCAGAGCGGTACTTGTTGATGAGGTAGAAGGTATCTGCAGGATTGCTTCCGCCGGCGGGCGCTAT
Coding sequences:
- a CDS encoding SDR family NAD(P)-dependent oxidoreductase, with the translated sequence MRLSHFTVVGTWRVMQAMLPLLKKSRHARILNVTSGLGSYDDAVFGFHHVPNTIGIYSVAKLAQNGLSLKAAKNLAADGVTVNAVDPGFTDTYPGYKDRGARPIPESAAGIVWAAHLPKGSPSGQFYRDKAVIPW
- a CDS encoding DUF3592 domain-containing protein, whose translation is MKKILHIGGRVLLATGLLCLLLAACCYSSLSHFRRHAAIASGTVIDMVSNRDAGNLIYAPVITFQDHQGCRHTYISGSFAPPANYSIGEQVNVYFDPESPAETAQLGGVNLHLYAMVLLYLGLLAGCLGALALAYERWGWGMPVRGRFSRADPQTGKAGKPASRSSRKHAYCSL
- a CDS encoding DEAD/DEAH box helicase, which codes for MSFATLGLSIPLLSTIARKNYTQPYPVQEQAIPAILKGHDVLGVSKTGSGKTAGYALPIIERFQKRTEPSERFPPALVLVPTRELAIQVAEVFRDLSEHMPQQIKASAVYGGVSINPQMKNLRNTDVLVATPGRLLDLVESKTLHLEKVEILVLDEADKMLNRDFREEMDKILALLPKRRQTILFSATLNPDIKWLQEQLLFQPTIIEIKEPEDSIDSIAQIAYHVSMERKGPFLRYLIKEQNMQQVLVFASSTRTADNIVTKLKKNGIQAAAFHGDMGQNTRIDMLHQFKKGNIRVLVASDLAARGIDIIELPVVINYELPRSPKDYVHRIGRTGRAGAMGKAITLVTPEDDHHFGVIQKKMGKKVEILETEDISLQGY
- a CDS encoding M16 family metallopeptidase yields the protein MLFRTLSLPVVALGLCCALRGQAQEIPADTALHTGRLPNGFTYYIRRNTQPQQRAELYLVNKIGSILENEDQRGLAHFMEHMNFNGSTHFPKNELVNYLQKAGVRFGADLNAYTSFDETVYQLPVPAGMLPDGLRILRDWAQEATMDSLEIEKERGIVLEEERLGKGAKDRMSRQYYPVLLNHSRYADRIPIGLDTVLKHFKPAVIRQFHHDWYRPDLQALIVVGDIDPVKTEAMVRAQFSDLENPKPERPRPAYAVALTGRSQFLAVTDAEASEAAIELLFKQKADPMVTAADYLCFVQRQLLLQMLSSRRYATISRAQQPAYANMNAGLQPFLGGLSLFFFDVTLKPGQYEQGFTQAWQILENVRRYGFTAGELARAKTSYLRTLETALQEQDKTPSINFVKEYQQLFLHQEAAPGIRWEQAFTASHINGITLADINALLQHYLDNKNLDIILSAPEAVKAQLPGEATVRGWMQAVRTQPLTPFREDSLQRPLMTTKPLPGHITDRSYVASLQLTRLTLSNGVTVILKPTDFKNNEIRFSGVSSGGTSLYDDNDFDAAAAAAGLVSRFGLAGLNPIQLNQALTGKVVNVSANIQPRSQTLSGVTTPADLETALQLAYLQFTQPGRDSTLFASTISSAKAMVTNRLADPTNVFSDTIAQVMGNYSYRSGPPTPEKLDKITLQRAYDIYRERFSDAAGFTFVFVGNFNTDSIAPLIAQYLGALPATYKKEQARDLGIHIPTGQWIKKVYKGLENKALVRIVYSGDYPYSQLHNLQLKALGDILQIRLTEDLREAEGEVYSPAVQVQYNKLPKSRYAMVVSFGCAPGNVDHLVERVGQLMQEMSANGPSQENVDKFKAAYSKNLELVLKDNNFWLGYLSGQYENQEDPQQVLQLQQQADSLDVTSLTEAADLFYSDKNRIIFALLPETSKH
- a CDS encoding VOC family protein; the encoded protein is MESLKHRTAFSGFAVKDLDAARKFYADTLGLDVKEDAMHHLNLQINNGQTMVLIYPKPDHQPAVFTVLNFTVENIDETVDALTAKGVKFQQYGPPIQTDAKGIVRGGKPLVAWFTDPSGNIISVLQM
- a CDS encoding ABC transporter ATP-binding protein translates to MITISGFEKSYQGRLALKIPSLALPGGVYWLRGANGSGKSTLLKAMAGLLDFKGSIVLQEKVDLKKQDVAYRRRVNFAEAEPVFPEFLTGQEMVSLFAAAKRAPATQPQAYLDSIGLTPDLERPVGAYSSGMLKKLSLALAFLGQPDWILLDEPLITMDAAALEVLYQWIAACRAAGVHFILSSHQALDATFLPGLQTLVVEDKTVKPLA
- a CDS encoding TlpA disulfide reductase family protein, with protein sequence MTIRNLGMALLCAMTLPAAAQQKQFTLRGKLTHMPQAYTTLYLLYDSSFIPRQLDSAVVKDGNFQFSGRIAEAQSVWIVPRRIAQNQGISITVSERMSFVLGVGNTELTADSALSNFHLSGPGAIADGQYKQAIHNTLLVTDSLRRITASAAYKTDRELQQQVMYRVSNLFKPMNDEMAAYAKQHPGAQITPYLVYSVASSPLTSTQQVDTLMTVLPAASKATVENAIKTIYAKRQQEQAEKEALAKKTALGTPAMDFTLNDPAGNPVSLSSYKGKYVLVDFWASWCGPCRAENPNVLKAFEAYKDKGFTVLGVSLDVAKQKDKWVAAIEKDGLPWKQVSDLKGWTSDVAAMYGVTSIPQNFLVSPDGKIIAKNLRGDALEQKLSEILH
- a CDS encoding winged helix-turn-helix transcriptional regulator, whose product is MRKTQSTNSLNATTIIENCGMAISMTIFGGRWKPAILFYLSEGRMRYGALRAAIPGISERMLIQQLKELEKYDIVRRIAYPEVPPRVEYELTDNGLTLVPLMKAMSAWGESQRENMARFRFAAVEQ